A single region of the Ancylobacter novellus DSM 506 genome encodes:
- a CDS encoding sensor histidine kinase translates to MRCPRSLQGRLLLSLGAVLLVIWVGAAWTTAVLLRHEIGEVFDSSLQETAQRLLPLAVMDIVGREEGDVASQRLGAIHGHDELFTYVVRDDKGKVLLQSHAADLSVFPPYSGPGFGRTATHRLYSEEALQGTIRITVAEPLAHEDGVAREIQIGLGLPILLVIPAAFAAVMLAVRRSMRPLRAFRERLETRNEKDLGPVASDDLPSEVLPLAATLNALLDRLRAAFEAERSLAANTAHELRNPLAGAIAQAQRIQKETGEPHVARRGAHIEATLKRLTARAERLMQLARAEGGRLRLDRTSDLRDALRVVIDDMRRNVPQDRLSLRVPETPVMSDIDPDAVGILCRNLVENALSHGSPSSPVEVILDPDGLLTVSNDGPVVPSETLERLAGRFERAGSSARGSGIGLSIVSTIAERLGSPLTLRSPRPGRGSGFEASVRLVTVGDGTALM, encoded by the coding sequence ATGAGGTGCCCTCGAAGCCTCCAGGGCCGGCTCCTGCTCTCGCTCGGGGCGGTGCTGCTGGTGATCTGGGTCGGCGCGGCATGGACGACCGCCGTCCTGCTGCGGCACGAGATCGGAGAGGTCTTCGATTCCTCCCTGCAGGAGACGGCGCAACGCCTGCTTCCGCTCGCGGTCATGGACATCGTCGGCCGCGAGGAGGGGGATGTCGCCAGCCAGCGGCTCGGCGCCATCCACGGCCATGACGAGCTGTTCACCTATGTGGTCCGCGACGACAAGGGCAAGGTCCTGCTCCAGTCCCACGCCGCCGACCTATCGGTCTTCCCGCCCTACAGCGGTCCCGGATTCGGCCGGACCGCGACGCACCGCCTGTACAGCGAGGAGGCCCTGCAGGGCACCATCCGCATCACGGTGGCGGAGCCGCTCGCCCATGAGGACGGGGTCGCGCGGGAAATCCAGATCGGCCTTGGCCTGCCGATCCTCCTGGTCATCCCGGCCGCCTTCGCGGCCGTCATGCTCGCGGTGCGCCGGAGCATGCGGCCGCTGCGGGCGTTCCGGGAACGGCTGGAGACCCGCAACGAGAAGGACCTCGGGCCCGTCGCCTCCGACGACCTGCCCAGCGAGGTTTTACCGCTCGCAGCCACGCTGAACGCGCTGCTCGACAGGCTCAGGGCGGCCTTCGAGGCGGAACGAAGCCTCGCCGCCAATACCGCCCATGAGCTCAGGAACCCGCTCGCCGGGGCGATCGCCCAGGCCCAGCGCATCCAGAAGGAGACCGGGGAGCCTCACGTCGCCCGGCGCGGCGCCCACATCGAGGCGACGCTCAAGCGGCTGACGGCGCGCGCCGAGCGCCTCATGCAGCTTGCCCGGGCGGAAGGCGGCCGCCTTCGGCTCGACCGGACGTCGGACCTGCGCGACGCCCTGCGCGTCGTGATCGACGACATGCGCAGGAACGTGCCGCAGGACAGGCTCTCCCTGCGCGTGCCGGAAACACCAGTGATGTCCGACATCGATCCCGATGCCGTCGGGATCCTATGCCGCAACCTCGTGGAGAATGCCCTCAGCCATGGCAGCCCGTCGTCGCCCGTCGAGGTGATCCTCGACCCCGACGGGCTGCTGACGGTGTCGAATGATGGTCCCGTCGTCCCGTCCGAGACGCTGGAGAGGCTGGCCGGGCGTTTCGAGCGGGCCGGAAGCTCGGCTCGCGGCAGCGGGATCGGCCTGTCGATCGTGTCGACCATCGCCGAGCGCCTAGGCAGCCCGCTCACGCTTCGTTCGCCGAGGCCCGGTAGGGGATCAGGCTTCGAGGCCAGCGTCAGGCTGGTGACGGTGGGCGATGGCACCGCCTTGATGTAG
- a CDS encoding FmdB family zinc ribbon protein produces MPLYTYSCEECGPFEGWSAMSEADKSACCPECSGEAARDMSMPRLSTMSGTLRKALSRSEKTASEPKVVSREHLAGCGCSLCSSRKNKPAPIERRWSLGH; encoded by the coding sequence ATGCCCCTCTACACCTATTCCTGCGAGGAATGCGGCCCCTTCGAGGGCTGGAGCGCCATGAGCGAGGCTGACAAGTCGGCGTGCTGCCCGGAATGCAGCGGCGAGGCGGCGCGCGACATGTCCATGCCGCGTCTGAGCACCATGAGCGGCACGCTGCGCAAGGCACTGTCGCGTTCCGAGAAGACCGCCTCGGAGCCCAAGGTGGTCTCGCGCGAGCACCTCGCCGGCTGCGGCTGCTCGCTGTGCTCCTCGCGCAAGAACAAGCCGGCTCCCATCGAGCGGCGTTGGTCGCTCGGTCACTAG
- a CDS encoding AmiS/UreI family transporter, whose amino-acid sequence MLLGLGLLYVGAVLVLNGLWLLGQIEDREIVVVNVVSGVVTLGISIFWAFNPAADAGSIKAAALTLLFTATYFWVAHNRHVEVDGRGLGWFSLFVAITVTPVALQSLETAASPIGTWMGWNWVGWGLLWFCYFLLLTLRLPILRFTGAFTVAIGVLTGWVPGLSLLQGWLQP is encoded by the coding sequence ATGCTGTTAGGTCTTGGACTTCTGTATGTAGGTGCGGTGCTCGTGCTCAATGGTCTTTGGTTGCTCGGACAGATCGAGGACCGCGAGATCGTCGTCGTCAACGTCGTATCGGGCGTCGTCACGCTGGGCATTTCCATCTTCTGGGCTTTCAATCCCGCCGCCGACGCGGGATCGATCAAGGCCGCCGCGCTGACGCTGCTGTTCACCGCGACCTATTTCTGGGTCGCGCACAACCGGCACGTCGAGGTGGACGGGCGAGGGCTCGGCTGGTTCAGCCTGTTCGTCGCCATCACCGTCACCCCGGTGGCGCTGCAGTCGCTGGAGACGGCTGCCTCTCCCATCGGCACCTGGATGGGATGGAACTGGGTTGGCTGGGGTCTGCTCTGGTTCTGCTATTTCCTCCTGCTCACGCTCCGCCTGCCGATCCTGCGCTTCACGGGTGCCTTTACCGTGGCGATCGGCGTGCTGACCGGCTGGGTGCCCGGTCTGTCACTCCTACAGGGCTGGCTGCAACCCTGA
- the fmdA gene encoding formamidase translates to MAKTVFKIDLSKAPEQQDIKTHNRWHPDIPMVETFKPGDEFRVECYDWTGGQIGNNDSANDVRDVDLTKVHYLSGPFGVEGAEPGDLMVVDILDIGPIEGSEWGFNGLFDKKNGGGFLTEHYPEAVKTCWDFHGIYTTSRHVPKVRYPGLVHPGLIGCLPDHKLLAEANRREAALVATNPNRVPPLAALPYSDTALMGQMSGSARDKAAAEGWRTVPPREHGGNCDIKNLSRGSRCYFPVYVKGGGLSMGDIHFSQGDGEITFCGAIEMAGWIDIGVGLIKGGMAKYGVINPIFKPSPIDPHFDDYLIFEGISVDEHTGEQYYLDAHVAYRRACLNAIEYLKKFGYSGEQAYSILGTAPVEGRIAGIVDIPNVCATVAIPTKIFEFDINPNSTGPTRQVSGVDVARAS, encoded by the coding sequence ATGGCGAAGACCGTCTTCAAGATCGATCTCAGCAAAGCCCCCGAACAGCAGGACATCAAGACCCACAACCGCTGGCATCCCGACATCCCGATGGTCGAGACGTTCAAGCCGGGCGACGAGTTCCGGGTCGAGTGCTACGACTGGACCGGAGGCCAGATCGGCAACAATGACAGCGCCAACGACGTCCGCGACGTAGACCTGACCAAGGTGCACTATCTCAGCGGTCCCTTCGGCGTCGAAGGCGCCGAGCCCGGCGACCTCATGGTGGTGGACATCCTCGACATCGGGCCGATCGAAGGCTCCGAATGGGGCTTCAACGGCCTGTTTGACAAGAAGAACGGCGGCGGCTTCCTCACCGAGCACTACCCCGAGGCGGTGAAGACCTGCTGGGACTTCCATGGCATCTACACGACCTCGCGCCACGTTCCGAAGGTCCGCTATCCCGGTCTCGTCCATCCCGGCCTGATCGGCTGTCTGCCGGACCACAAACTGCTGGCGGAAGCCAATCGCCGCGAGGCCGCCCTGGTCGCCACCAATCCGAACCGGGTGCCGCCCCTTGCCGCCCTTCCCTATAGCGACACGGCGCTGATGGGCCAGATGAGCGGCAGCGCCCGCGACAAGGCGGCGGCCGAGGGCTGGCGCACGGTGCCGCCGCGCGAACATGGCGGCAATTGCGACATCAAGAATCTGTCGCGCGGCTCACGCTGCTATTTCCCGGTGTATGTGAAGGGTGGCGGCCTCTCCATGGGCGACATTCACTTCTCCCAGGGCGACGGAGAGATCACCTTCTGCGGCGCCATCGAGATGGCCGGGTGGATCGACATCGGCGTCGGCCTGATCAAGGGCGGCATGGCGAAGTACGGCGTCATCAACCCCATCTTCAAGCCGAGCCCCATCGACCCGCATTTCGACGACTACCTCATCTTCGAAGGCATCTCCGTCGATGAGCATACGGGCGAACAATATTATCTCGACGCCCATGTCGCCTATCGCCGCGCCTGCCTCAACGCGATCGAATACCTGAAGAAATTCGGTTATTCCGGCGAGCAGGCCTATTCCATCCTGGGCACCGCTCCGGTCGAGGGTCGCATCGCTGGCATCGTCGACATTCCCAATGTCTGCGCGACGGTGGCGATCCCGACCAAGATCTTCGAATTCGACATCAACCCGAACTCGACGGGCCCGACCCGGCAGGTTTCGGGCGTCGACGTCGCCCGCGCCAGCTGA
- a CDS encoding winged helix-turn-helix domain-containing protein: MRVQRILMVDDDRRMCAFVTKFLGREGYSAEFALNGSSMRHALATTRFDLIILDLTFPDGEDGLSLARNVRTSLDTPLLVLSAKCETIDKIVCLEIGADDYVTKPFEPRELLARIRAILRRAQGERRPSSEKSASAENRLEFGGWCLDLARRELTRPNAAVVALTSHEFRLLVTLAQRPGRVLTRDQILDLVANRQWAPFDRSIDVLIGKLRRKLDDAGDQLIKTVRGEGYVFTPPSRQ, from the coding sequence ATGCGCGTTCAGCGCATCCTCATGGTCGATGATGACCGCCGAATGTGCGCATTCGTCACCAAGTTCCTTGGCCGCGAGGGCTATTCGGCGGAATTCGCGTTGAACGGTTCGTCGATGCGCCACGCGCTCGCAACCACGCGCTTCGACCTGATCATTCTCGATCTGACCTTCCCCGACGGGGAGGACGGACTCTCGCTCGCGCGCAACGTCCGCACCAGCCTCGACACGCCGCTTCTGGTGCTGTCTGCCAAATGCGAGACCATCGATAAGATCGTCTGCCTTGAGATCGGTGCAGACGACTATGTCACGAAACCCTTCGAGCCGCGCGAACTGCTGGCGCGAATCCGCGCCATCCTGCGGCGCGCGCAGGGCGAGCGCCGGCCTTCGTCCGAGAAATCCGCATCGGCGGAAAACCGGCTCGAATTCGGTGGCTGGTGTCTCGATCTCGCTCGCCGCGAACTGACGCGTCCCAACGCGGCGGTTGTCGCGCTGACCAGTCACGAGTTCAGGCTGCTCGTCACGCTGGCGCAACGTCCCGGCCGCGTGCTCACCCGCGACCAGATCCTCGATCTCGTGGCCAATCGGCAATGGGCGCCGTTCGATCGCAGCATCGACGTACTGATCGGCAAGCTGCGCCGCAAGCTGGACGATGCCGGCGATCAGCTGATCAAGACCGTGCGCGGCGAAGGCTATGTCTTCACCCCGCCGTCGCGCCAATGA
- a CDS encoding response regulator: protein MSPDALPQTAPRRRLLIVDDDQDFAASLARLLRIEHYDVAVAHDRSGALSVIDGIDVALVDIRLGHEDGVQLASELTRAKPELLVVMVTAYASVQTAIKALQAGIYDYVCKPFEPDDLLATIARCFDRLRLARERAETEELLRQSRRMEAVGRLSAGIAHDFNNLLAVVGGNLRLVQEELARGPQGDIAILGELVEDALSAVQEGIATNRRLLAVGRAQPLLPRRIELGATLAEMARNLRPALGEDIVVQLRLPEAPCLAHVDPHQLEASLLNLALNARDALAGAGTIRLGIGLVDLPGGSPSLLDDMPPGTYASVAVEDDGCGMTPEVAERALHPFFSTKPAESGSGLGLATVYGFVRQSGGNLVIESEPGVGTRICLLLPTAPALIRPEE, encoded by the coding sequence ATGTCGCCTGATGCCCTCCCGCAGACGGCGCCGCGGCGTCGGCTGCTGATTGTCGACGACGATCAGGATTTTGCCGCCAGTCTCGCCCGGTTGCTTCGGATCGAGCACTACGATGTCGCCGTTGCACATGACCGATCCGGCGCGCTGTCTGTTATCGATGGGATCGACGTAGCGCTGGTCGATATCCGGCTCGGCCATGAGGATGGGGTGCAGCTCGCGAGCGAGCTCACCCGTGCCAAGCCCGAGCTGCTGGTCGTGATGGTGACGGCCTACGCCTCGGTACAGACAGCCATCAAGGCGTTGCAAGCTGGCATTTACGACTATGTCTGCAAGCCGTTCGAGCCCGACGACCTGCTCGCCACCATTGCGCGCTGTTTCGACCGGCTGCGTCTCGCCCGGGAACGGGCGGAGACTGAGGAATTATTGCGCCAGAGCCGACGGATGGAAGCCGTCGGCCGACTCTCGGCGGGCATCGCGCACGACTTCAACAACCTTCTGGCGGTGGTCGGCGGCAATCTGCGGCTGGTCCAGGAAGAGCTGGCGCGTGGACCGCAGGGCGATATCGCCATCCTCGGCGAGCTCGTCGAGGACGCGTTGAGCGCCGTGCAGGAGGGCATCGCGACCAATCGGCGGCTGCTCGCCGTCGGCCGGGCGCAGCCGCTATTGCCGCGCCGCATCGAGCTGGGCGCAACTCTCGCGGAGATGGCGCGGAATCTGCGGCCCGCCCTGGGCGAAGACATCGTCGTGCAGTTGCGCCTGCCGGAGGCGCCCTGCCTCGCCCATGTCGACCCGCATCAGCTGGAGGCCAGCCTGCTGAATCTGGCGCTCAACGCACGTGACGCGCTGGCCGGCGCGGGAACGATCCGGCTCGGCATAGGTCTCGTCGATCTGCCGGGAGGTTCGCCGAGCCTCCTCGACGACATGCCTCCCGGCACCTACGCCAGCGTCGCAGTCGAGGACGACGGTTGCGGTATGACTCCGGAGGTCGCCGAGCGCGCGCTGCATCCCTTCTTCTCTACCAAACCGGCCGAAAGCGGCAGCGGCCTGGGTCTTGCCACCGTCTATGGCTTCGTCCGGCAGAGCGGCGGGAACCTCGTGATCGAAAGCGAGCCGGGCGTCGGCACACGCATATGCCTGCTCCTGCCCACCGCTCCCGCTCTCATCAGGCCGGAAGAGTAA
- a CDS encoding ATP-binding protein: METPELPALRSYHSWIANETLEDYSLRYTARSFRRWSPFVIANTALGGISFLALETIGGSITLSYGFVNAGLAILVVSLFIFVTSLPIAYYSSKYGIDLDLLTRGAGFGYIGSTITSLIYASFTFIFFALEGAIMAQALKLYADIPLVLGYVISSLVIIPVTLMGITMISRLQMLTQPLWLAMMILPFIMIAAKSPQELAEWTRFAGFDIGVDGFDALAFGASVSIMCSLVVQIGEQADYLRFLPEKTGSNRLAWWSAVVLAGPGWVIIGGLKILAGGLLAVLVLSSGLSRQQALEPIHMFIVAYGYVFENPSLVLFSATLFVLLSQVKINVTNAYAGSLAWSNFFSRVTHYHPGRVVWLIFNILISLLLMLLGIFETLEVVLAVYSNIAMAWVGAIVADLWVLKPLKVSPGFIEFKRAHLRDFNPVGCGGMAFGSIVAIIAFTGVFGDAAQAYCAPLSFLLAFLAATLIGVATRGRYYLARPPVAHFGRDAGPVIRCEICDHGYERDDMAYCSFYERPICSLCCSLDAHCHDACKKSNQDLATSRSHYLGEGITSRIAPHMPQRLLKVGGVLIALTVVTAALFLLTYRLIEPGAETPHLDNGSLLLRVFLALLPLLAISAWWIVLSNESRELAQRNLVSSLEKLHATRAELTRTERLAAIGQLTATVSHELRNPLGTLMSSVAVLKRTGKFDSHDVHDEIDRIQRNVRRCVRIIEDLLEFSRRPNVSMVPLALDAWIIEHLTDLKSLSPVHLELHLGCDRMIEADGERLRQVLVNVVQNAMQAVQECPSAARPGKVTIATACEDDRVCITVSDNGIGMSEEVQARLFEPLFSTKPFGLGLGLALVRRIVERHGGSVRITSVEQEGTCVEIRLPAASGEWADVA, encoded by the coding sequence GTGGAAACGCCCGAGTTGCCGGCCCTGCGATCCTATCATTCATGGATCGCCAATGAGACGCTTGAGGATTACTCGCTGCGCTACACAGCGCGTTCGTTCCGTCGCTGGTCGCCCTTTGTGATCGCTAATACGGCGCTGGGTGGAATCTCCTTCCTGGCGCTGGAAACCATCGGCGGGTCGATCACGCTGAGCTACGGCTTCGTCAATGCCGGACTCGCCATCCTCGTAGTGTCGCTTTTCATCTTCGTCACCAGTCTGCCGATCGCCTATTATTCCAGCAAGTACGGCATCGATCTCGATCTGCTCACCCGCGGAGCCGGCTTCGGCTATATCGGCTCGACGATCACGTCGCTGATCTATGCGAGCTTCACGTTCATCTTCTTCGCGCTCGAAGGCGCGATCATGGCACAGGCGCTCAAGCTCTATGCCGACATCCCGCTCGTGCTCGGATACGTCATCTCCTCGCTGGTGATCATTCCGGTCACGCTCATGGGCATCACCATGATCTCGCGACTGCAGATGCTTACCCAGCCTCTCTGGCTGGCCATGATGATCCTGCCCTTCATCATGATCGCCGCGAAGTCGCCGCAGGAACTCGCAGAATGGACGCGGTTTGCCGGGTTTGACATCGGCGTGGACGGGTTTGACGCCCTCGCCTTCGGGGCGTCCGTGAGCATCATGTGCTCGCTCGTGGTCCAGATCGGCGAGCAAGCGGACTATCTCCGCTTTCTGCCCGAGAAAACGGGCTCGAACCGCCTCGCCTGGTGGAGCGCGGTGGTGCTGGCCGGACCGGGCTGGGTCATCATCGGTGGGCTGAAGATCCTCGCCGGCGGCTTGCTAGCCGTCCTGGTATTGTCGAGCGGCCTATCGCGGCAACAGGCGCTCGAGCCGATCCACATGTTCATCGTTGCCTATGGATATGTGTTCGAAAACCCATCACTGGTCCTGTTCAGCGCTACACTGTTCGTTCTGCTGTCGCAGGTGAAGATCAACGTCACCAACGCCTATGCCGGATCGCTGGCATGGTCGAATTTCTTCTCGCGCGTGACCCATTATCATCCAGGACGAGTTGTCTGGCTGATCTTCAACATACTCATTTCCCTTCTGCTGATGCTTCTGGGCATCTTCGAGACACTGGAAGTGGTGCTCGCGGTTTATTCAAACATCGCCATGGCCTGGGTCGGCGCCATTGTCGCCGACCTCTGGGTGCTGAAGCCGCTGAAGGTCAGCCCGGGCTTCATCGAGTTCAAGCGCGCACATCTGCGCGACTTCAATCCGGTCGGATGCGGAGGAATGGCCTTCGGCTCGATCGTCGCGATCATCGCCTTCACCGGCGTATTCGGGGATGCCGCGCAGGCCTATTGCGCACCGCTTTCCTTCCTCCTCGCCTTCCTTGCCGCAACGCTGATCGGGGTGGCGACGCGCGGGCGCTATTATCTCGCGCGTCCCCCGGTCGCGCATTTCGGCAGGGACGCGGGTCCGGTCATACGCTGCGAGATCTGCGATCACGGCTATGAGCGGGACGACATGGCCTACTGCAGCTTCTATGAGCGCCCAATCTGTTCGCTGTGCTGCAGCCTCGACGCGCACTGCCACGACGCCTGCAAGAAGTCGAACCAGGACCTCGCGACGTCGCGGTCACATTATCTCGGCGAAGGCATCACCAGCCGCATCGCACCCCATATGCCCCAGCGCCTGTTGAAGGTTGGCGGCGTGCTGATTGCGCTCACCGTCGTGACGGCGGCATTGTTCCTCCTTACCTATCGCCTCATCGAGCCGGGAGCGGAAACGCCACATCTCGATAATGGCTCGCTATTGCTGCGCGTGTTCCTCGCCCTGTTGCCACTCCTGGCGATCAGCGCCTGGTGGATCGTGCTCTCCAACGAGAGCCGCGAGCTTGCACAGCGCAATCTCGTCAGCTCGCTGGAGAAGCTGCACGCGACACGCGCCGAACTGACGCGCACCGAGCGGCTTGCCGCCATCGGCCAGCTCACCGCCACGGTCAGTCATGAATTGCGCAATCCGCTCGGCACGCTGATGAGTTCCGTTGCGGTACTCAAGCGCACCGGCAAGTTCGACAGTCACGACGTGCACGATGAGATCGACCGCATCCAGCGCAATGTACGGCGCTGCGTGCGCATCATCGAGGATCTGCTGGAATTCTCGCGCCGGCCCAACGTCTCCATGGTCCCGCTTGCCCTCGATGCCTGGATCATCGAGCACTTGACCGATCTAAAGAGCCTGTCCCCCGTCCACCTCGAACTCCACCTCGGATGCGACCGCATGATCGAGGCGGACGGCGAGAGATTGCGCCAGGTGCTGGTCAACGTAGTTCAGAATGCCATGCAGGCGGTACAGGAGTGCCCTTCCGCCGCGCGTCCGGGCAAGGTGACGATCGCGACCGCCTGTGAGGACGACCGCGTGTGCATCACCGTTTCCGACAACGGAATCGGCATGAGCGAGGAGGTGCAGGCGCGGCTGTTCGAGCCGCTCTTCAGCACCAAACCATTCGGGCTCGGGCTTGGCCTGGCGCTGGTGCGACGCATCGTCGAGCGCCATGGCGGCAGTGTCCGCATCACCTCGGTCGAGCAGGAGGGCACCTGCGTCGAGATCCGCCTGCCGGCCGCGAGCGGGGAATGGGCCGATGTCGCCTGA
- a CDS encoding Rrf2 family transcriptional regulator produces the protein MKLTRYTDYAMRVMIHLGTHDDRLASIPEIARIYDLSHSNLMKVVQDLGHAGYVETVRGRHGGVRLARPADQINLGELVRHTEAGFDLVDCQGCLIAPACGLPGILAEATRAFLSVLDKYTVADLLGRRSALRQLFAIVEPEINRA, from the coding sequence ATGAAGCTCACACGCTACACCGACTACGCGATGCGGGTGATGATCCACCTCGGCACGCATGACGACAGGCTGGCGTCGATCCCCGAGATCGCGCGCATCTATGACCTGTCGCACTCGAACCTGATGAAGGTGGTCCAGGATCTCGGCCACGCCGGCTATGTCGAAACCGTGCGCGGCCGCCATGGCGGAGTCCGGCTGGCGCGTCCGGCCGATCAGATCAATCTGGGCGAGCTCGTCCGCCACACCGAGGCGGGTTTCGATCTCGTCGACTGCCAGGGCTGCCTGATCGCGCCCGCCTGCGGGCTGCCGGGCATCCTCGCCGAAGCCACGCGCGCCTTCCTGAGCGTGCTCGACAAATACACGGTCGCCGATCTGCTCGGCCGCCGCTCGGCGCTGCGCCAGCTCTTCGCCATCGTGGAGCCGGAAATCAATCGCGCCTGA
- a CDS encoding group III truncated hemoglobin encodes MNAAPMLDEAALPALLARFYEKVRRDGDLGPLFDDAIHDWPGHLERLGEFWSSVMLASGRYKGNPVAVHLTHAPRITPEMFERWLGLWAETTSEMLPGAVAAAMQARARRIAETLQDALRAHAARQAHPLGEPVRFGRIVSAH; translated from the coding sequence ATGAACGCCGCGCCAATGCTGGATGAAGCCGCGCTCCCGGCGCTTCTCGCGCGATTCTACGAGAAGGTCCGGCGCGACGGGGACCTAGGTCCGCTTTTCGACGATGCCATCCATGACTGGCCCGGCCATCTTGAGCGGCTCGGGGAGTTCTGGTCGTCGGTCATGCTGGCGAGCGGGCGCTACAAGGGTAACCCAGTCGCCGTCCACCTCACGCATGCGCCCCGTATCACGCCGGAGATGTTCGAGCGCTGGCTCGGCCTGTGGGCGGAGACCACGTCGGAGATGCTTCCCGGCGCGGTGGCGGCAGCGATGCAGGCAAGGGCACGCCGGATCGCCGAGACGCTGCAGGACGCCCTGCGCGCGCATGCGGCTCGACAGGCCCACCCCCTCGGAGAGCCCGTCCGCTTCGGCCGGATCGTCTCCGCACATTGA
- the hmpA gene encoding NO-inducible flavohemoprotein, with the protein MTQPLSTETITLVKATIPALAAHGPAITRTMYRRLFERDDIRALFNQANQGDSGTQVHALAGAILAYAQNIDNLGALTSAVERIAQKHVGYHILPEHYPVVAEALLGAISEVLGEAATPAILTAWGEAYWFLAEILKGREARIREEIVQLEGGWDGWRKFVVADKRRESSVITSFVLRPADGKPVLRHRPGQYLTFRFGPAGEPAMKRNYSISCAPNGEHYRISVKREAGGNGGSRFLHDHVAVGDVIEATPPAGEFFLPEVPQRPVVLLSGGVGQTPMVSMVETIAADHPELEAYYVHGTMSSATHAMEDHVKSLAELHGRIKIANFYSEPREGDAPGETHDVTGFITADWLRANTPLDAADIFLCGPRPFLRSLVRDLKSAGVRADRIHFELFGPTDEMLAA; encoded by the coding sequence ATGACACAGCCGCTCAGCACGGAAACCATCACGCTCGTCAAGGCGACGATACCGGCGCTCGCAGCGCATGGTCCGGCCATCACCCGGACGATGTACCGGCGCCTGTTCGAACGGGATGACATCCGGGCGCTGTTCAACCAGGCGAACCAGGGCGACAGCGGCACGCAGGTCCACGCGCTGGCGGGGGCGATCCTGGCCTATGCGCAGAACATCGACAATCTCGGCGCGCTCACCTCTGCCGTCGAACGGATCGCCCAGAAGCATGTCGGCTATCACATCCTGCCCGAGCATTATCCCGTCGTCGCCGAGGCGCTGCTCGGCGCCATCTCGGAGGTGCTCGGCGAGGCGGCAACGCCCGCCATACTCACGGCCTGGGGCGAGGCCTACTGGTTCCTGGCGGAGATACTGAAGGGCCGGGAGGCACGGATCCGCGAGGAGATCGTGCAACTCGAGGGCGGCTGGGACGGCTGGCGGAAGTTCGTCGTCGCCGACAAGCGGCGCGAGAGCAGCGTGATCACCTCCTTCGTCCTGCGCCCCGCCGACGGCAAGCCGGTGCTGCGGCACAGGCCGGGCCAGTACCTGACCTTCCGCTTCGGTCCGGCCGGGGAACCGGCGATGAAGCGCAACTATTCGATCTCCTGCGCGCCGAATGGTGAGCACTACCGGATCTCGGTCAAGCGGGAGGCCGGCGGCAATGGTGGCTCGCGCTTCCTCCACGACCATGTCGCCGTCGGCGATGTGATCGAGGCGACGCCCCCGGCCGGCGAGTTCTTCCTGCCCGAGGTACCGCAGCGCCCGGTGGTGCTGCTGTCGGGCGGGGTCGGCCAGACGCCGATGGTCTCCATGGTCGAGACGATCGCGGCCGACCATCCCGAGCTCGAAGCGTATTACGTCCACGGCACCATGAGCAGCGCCACGCATGCGATGGAGGACCACGTCAAGTCACTCGCTGAGCTCCACGGACGGATCAAGATCGCGAACTTCTACAGTGAGCCGCGGGAAGGCGACGCACCCGGCGAGACCCACGACGTCACCGGCTTCATCACTGCGGACTGGCTGCGCGCCAATACCCCGCTCGACGCCGCGGACATCTTCCTCTGCGGTCCGCGGCCGTTCCTGCGCAGCCTGGTGCGTGACCTGAAGAGCGCCGGCGTGCGAGCCGACCGCATCCATTTCGAGCTGTTCGGGCCCACCGACGAAATGCTGGCCGCCTGA